One window from the genome of Paracoccus marcusii encodes:
- a CDS encoding PD-(D/E)XK nuclease-like domain-containing protein, which yields MDGAWPFDDAPKRPGAGKPAATPAPERAEQPRLAAGVHQIDGEDYHRDPCPEASLSSTLAKTMLGQSPLHAWTASPRLNPDWEPVNKKTFDIGRAAHRAILGAGGDYVAIPRSMLASNGAASTKEAKAFIEDARAAGQTPLKEDEVAQIHAMRAKAQDKLTALQIDLDPARSEMVAIAEIDGVWCRAMIDNVPLDARLPIYDFKTCENASPEACQKAILNYGYDVQAEHYRQVWHAATGEDRVFRFVFQEKSAPHEVCVVELGADTLLIARKKIARAREMWGLCLRAGQWPGYPLGVHRVDLPSWAIERWLERESHEAQIKRDTGRDILAASYAAQSPENHEVNPWA from the coding sequence ATGGATGGAGCATGGCCCTTTGACGACGCCCCGAAGCGTCCCGGCGCGGGCAAGCCCGCGGCAACCCCTGCGCCGGAGCGCGCGGAACAGCCGCGCCTCGCCGCCGGCGTCCACCAGATCGACGGCGAGGACTATCACCGCGACCCCTGCCCCGAGGCGTCGCTGTCCTCGACGCTGGCCAAGACCATGCTGGGGCAATCGCCCCTGCATGCCTGGACGGCCAGCCCGCGGCTGAACCCGGACTGGGAGCCGGTGAACAAGAAGACCTTCGACATCGGCCGGGCGGCGCACCGCGCGATCCTGGGCGCGGGCGGAGACTATGTCGCCATCCCCAGGAGCATGCTGGCCAGCAACGGTGCAGCCAGCACGAAGGAGGCCAAGGCCTTCATCGAGGACGCCCGGGCTGCCGGCCAGACGCCCCTCAAGGAGGACGAGGTCGCGCAGATCCATGCCATGCGCGCCAAGGCTCAAGACAAGCTGACCGCACTGCAGATCGACCTGGACCCCGCCCGCTCCGAGATGGTGGCCATTGCCGAGATCGACGGCGTCTGGTGCCGCGCGATGATCGACAACGTGCCTCTGGATGCGCGCCTGCCGATCTACGACTTCAAGACCTGCGAGAACGCCAGCCCCGAAGCCTGCCAGAAGGCCATCCTCAACTACGGCTATGACGTGCAGGCCGAGCACTACCGCCAGGTCTGGCACGCGGCCACCGGCGAGGACCGCGTGTTCCGCTTCGTGTTCCAGGAGAAGAGCGCGCCGCACGAGGTCTGCGTGGTCGAACTGGGTGCCGACACGCTGCTGATCGCCCGCAAGAAGATCGCCCGCGCCCGCGAGATGTGGGGCCTGTGCCTGCGCGCGGGCCAGTGGCCGGGCTATCCGCTCGGCGTCCATCGCGTCGACCTGCCCAGCTGGGCGATCGAGCGGTGGCTCGAGCGCGAAAGCCACGAGGCCCAGATCAAGCGCGACACGGGCCGCGACATCCTTGCCGCCTCCTATGCGGCGCAATCCCCCGAGAACCACGAGGTGAACCCATGGGCGTGA
- a CDS encoding helix-turn-helix domain-containing protein, translating into MTAIYPHNVDYCKTTIGGLLESSQFVNMCAMAKVTEATPYVEIGQRLQAVRRAESTLSQKEWAEKHGFGATQYNNWEKGVRRINVDEAEKLCTLYGLTLDFIYRGRLSGLPENIKNAL; encoded by the coding sequence ATGACCGCAATATATCCACACAATGTGGATTACTGCAAGACCACAATTGGTGGTTTGCTGGAAAGTTCACAATTTGTGAATATGTGCGCTATGGCAAAAGTCACCGAAGCAACCCCGTATGTCGAGATCGGCCAGCGTTTACAGGCTGTGCGCCGTGCAGAGTCGACTTTGAGCCAGAAAGAATGGGCGGAGAAACACGGCTTCGGCGCGACCCAGTACAACAACTGGGAAAAGGGCGTCCGTCGTATCAACGTCGACGAGGCGGAGAAGCTTTGTACCCTCTATGGGCTAACCCTGGATTTCATATACCGGGGCAGACTGAGCGGGTTGCCTGAGAACATCAAGAACGCTCTTTGA
- a CDS encoding RusA family crossover junction endodeoxyribonuclease: MKVIITIPGKPFAKKRSRGFYNPRLGRAVTVNDPANARFEDVVRQHGMSAFTQPLTGPVRLTITAIFEPAASWSKKRRAAAMGNWHVQKPDGDNLLKAVKDGLNRVAWTDDCQVADARAVKMWGEAAATVVEIEALPLTDSQLRALIVGGGAE; this comes from the coding sequence ATGAAGGTCATCATCACCATTCCCGGCAAGCCATTTGCCAAAAAGCGGTCGAGGGGGTTCTACAACCCCCGCCTCGGTCGCGCCGTCACGGTCAACGACCCGGCCAATGCCCGGTTCGAGGACGTGGTGCGGCAGCACGGCATGTCCGCCTTTACCCAACCCCTGACCGGGCCGGTACGCCTGACGATCACCGCGATCTTCGAGCCCGCCGCCAGCTGGTCGAAGAAGCGCCGCGCCGCCGCCATGGGCAACTGGCACGTCCAGAAGCCGGACGGGGACAATCTGCTGAAAGCGGTGAAGGATGGTCTGAACCGCGTTGCATGGACGGACGACTGCCAGGTAGCCGACGCCCGGGCCGTGAAGATGTGGGGCGAAGCCGCCGCAACCGTGGTCGAGATCGAAGCGCTGCCGCTGACGGACAGCCAGCTGCGCGCCCTGATCGTGGGTGGGGGTGCGGAGTGA
- a CDS encoding replicative DNA helicase yields the protein MNVVTAIRPETGHYSMEGEQQLLGALLMNDRLVPAVMRTGGAELFHHPLHAEIYDLIEARANRGDLVSPVTIKADLHGSRDLEEIGGPAYLVRMASNSLPPAFAVDMAKHLAELARKRALATAISQAQTSLLRGDIPATEIAHGLEREILAAEFTTEADRPVSMIAAVREAMAMAIEAYQGTNTDLVRFGIPALDDIIPGLYPGELTLLGGRPAMGKSAVALTMALNAARAGHGVAIASLEMTPAAMAQRALSEASAQYGCAVPYVDMRTGIMSEDQVRGLVENAEAVGNLPITFLSRAHANVEALSMAVRQIARANPKFRLLIVDYAQLLKSSRGRSRYEQVTEISIALKGIAMSLNIPVVALSQLSREVDKREDKRPILSDLRESGQLEQDADSVLFCYRPEYYLAQEEPEPSDQDEYADWLLDMEAARGKLEIGVAKQRMGQTGTARCRCALSTNTVWSE from the coding sequence ATGAACGTCGTCACCGCCATCCGGCCCGAGACGGGTCACTACTCAATGGAAGGCGAGCAGCAGCTTCTTGGCGCGCTGCTCATGAACGATCGGCTTGTCCCGGCAGTCATGCGGACGGGCGGCGCCGAGCTGTTCCATCATCCGCTACATGCGGAGATCTATGACCTGATCGAGGCCCGCGCCAATCGGGGCGACCTGGTCAGCCCGGTCACGATCAAAGCGGACCTGCATGGTTCACGCGACCTGGAGGAGATCGGGGGTCCGGCGTACCTCGTGCGCATGGCGTCGAACAGCCTGCCGCCGGCCTTTGCCGTGGACATGGCCAAGCACCTTGCCGAGCTGGCCCGAAAGCGTGCTCTGGCCACCGCAATCTCGCAGGCGCAGACATCGCTACTGCGCGGGGACATTCCGGCCACTGAGATTGCGCATGGGCTTGAGCGCGAGATTCTGGCAGCTGAGTTCACGACCGAGGCCGACCGCCCCGTGTCCATGATTGCCGCGGTGCGTGAGGCGATGGCCATGGCGATCGAGGCCTATCAAGGGACCAATACAGATCTCGTCCGCTTCGGAATCCCCGCGCTGGATGACATCATCCCGGGCCTCTATCCCGGCGAGCTGACCCTCCTCGGCGGGCGCCCGGCCATGGGCAAGTCCGCGGTGGCGCTGACGATGGCACTGAACGCTGCACGGGCCGGGCATGGGGTCGCCATTGCCTCTCTGGAGATGACCCCGGCCGCCATGGCGCAGCGGGCTCTGTCGGAGGCCTCTGCCCAGTACGGTTGCGCGGTGCCCTATGTCGACATGCGCACCGGGATCATGAGCGAGGATCAGGTCCGCGGCCTGGTCGAGAACGCCGAGGCAGTAGGCAACCTGCCCATCACCTTCCTCTCGCGCGCTCACGCCAACGTCGAGGCGCTTTCGATGGCCGTCAGGCAGATCGCCCGGGCCAACCCGAAATTCCGCCTGCTGATCGTCGACTATGCCCAGCTGCTCAAATCCAGCCGGGGCCGCAGCCGGTACGAGCAGGTTACCGAGATCAGCATAGCCCTCAAGGGCATTGCCATGTCGCTGAACATTCCGGTGGTGGCGCTGTCTCAGCTGTCCCGCGAGGTGGACAAGCGAGAAGATAAGCGGCCGATCCTGTCCGACCTGCGCGAGAGCGGCCAGCTGGAGCAGGACGCAGACAGCGTGCTGTTCTGCTACCGGCCGGAATACTACCTTGCGCAGGAAGAGCCCGAGCCCTCCGACCAAGACGAATATGCCGACTGGCTCCTCGATATGGAGGCCGCCCGCGGCAAGCTGGAAATTGGCGTCGCAAAGCAGCGCATGGGACAGACCGGCACTGCCCGTTGTCGTTGCGCCCTCTCCACCAACACCGTTTGGTCGGAGTAG
- a CDS encoding helix-turn-helix domain-containing protein — protein sequence MSIKVMSWVWDNGPKDPTERLTLLALADWADDAGSCYPSMVGIAEKTGVTERGARGIVRRLEASGWITIKTGGGRGGKNVYRILMLKPGTSNPEPETGNETKTRNVTTQNPERDCTKPGTAVPPNRQEPSGNRQRLRASDAVVVDQGPDSRREEVLTLMGCSAAGVTPEGRWTGTTNDLQELPKWDALGLSRSEQDAKIREMLAKQRSKSPGFMPNRWSWFTAGMSDLANAKSARRAAGSPSSQTETPEQRRARRRKMIGG from the coding sequence ATGAGCATCAAGGTCATGTCATGGGTTTGGGATAACGGGCCGAAGGACCCCACCGAGCGTCTGACACTGCTGGCCCTCGCTGATTGGGCCGACGACGCAGGCAGCTGCTATCCGAGCATGGTTGGTATTGCGGAAAAGACGGGCGTCACCGAGCGCGGGGCGAGAGGCATCGTCCGCCGTCTGGAAGCATCGGGATGGATCACGATCAAGACCGGCGGCGGCCGAGGCGGCAAGAATGTTTACCGGATTTTGATGCTGAAACCCGGAACATCAAACCCGGAACCAGAAACCGGGAATGAGACGAAAACCCGGAACGTCACGACACAAAACCCGGAACGGGACTGCACTAAACCCGGAACTGCCGTTCCGCCGAACCGTCAGGAACCGTCAGGGAACCGTCAACGACTGCGCGCGAGCGATGCCGTCGTCGTCGATCAGGGGCCGGACAGCAGAAGGGAGGAGGTCCTCACCCTCATGGGATGCAGCGCCGCGGGCGTGACCCCTGAGGGCCGATGGACCGGCACGACCAACGACCTGCAGGAACTGCCGAAATGGGATGCTCTTGGCCTGAGCAGATCAGAGCAGGATGCGAAAATCCGGGAGATGCTCGCTAAGCAACGCAGCAAGTCTCCGGGCTTCATGCCGAACCGCTGGTCCTGGTTCACTGCAGGCATGAGCGATCTTGCCAATGCCAAGTCTGCGCGACGGGCAGCAGGTTCTCCCAGTTCGCAAACTGAGACCCCGGAACAGCGCCGTGCCAGGCGCCGCAAGATGATCGGAGGCTGA